In Diospyros lotus cultivar Yz01 unplaced genomic scaffold, ASM1463336v1 superscaf4, whole genome shotgun sequence, a single window of DNA contains:
- the LOC127793438 gene encoding uncharacterized protein LOC127793438, with protein sequence MRSQLTKLTQTLSVREPGKFPSQPSPNPVGQAHRAEGSSSENHEQVQSVTVLRSGKVIEKPEDPRTVWPTTCKKDQGHDEMNDEEVNEGSKEGKKKVDKEEREQERKQKVKGKSIEERTKFEPRPPFPQKLAQSKRDKTNADIYEVFKQVRINIPLLDAIKQTPSYAKFLKDLCTVKRKINVREKAFLTEQVSAILQFKTPPKYKDPGCPTITCIIGSQKVDQALLNLGATVNLLPFSVYQQLGLGELKPTRVTLQLADRSVKVPRGIVEDVLIQVDKFYFPVDFIVLDTQPHQGPQSPIPVILGRPFLATSNAIINCRNGIMKLSFGNMTVEMNVFKVAKQPNDEMELEEVDLIQTLSEEYFEKALYEQVIYKLEKQTSEGIEPDVESARVITQLMPGLEPLKLPGNETPPSLVRPPQL encoded by the coding sequence ATGAGAAGTCAGCTAACTAAGTTGACTCAGACCTTGAGTGTTAGAGAACCAGGGAAGTTTCCCTCACAACCAAGTCCAAACCCTGTAGGTCAAGCCCATAGGGCCGAAGGGTCATCTAGTGAGAATCATGAACAAGTCCAGTCTGTCACTGTCCTTAGGAGTGGGAAAGTAATTGAGAAACCTGAGGACCCTAGGACAGTGTGGCCTACCACTTGTAAAAAAGACCAAGggcatgatgaaatgaatgatgaGGAAGTGAATGAAGGAAGTAAAGAGGGTAAGAAGAAAGTCgataaggaagaaagagagcaagagagaaagcaaaaggTAAAAGGGAAGAGTATTGAAGAGAGAACCAAATTTGAACCTCGACCACCCTTTCCTCAAAAATTAGCCCaatcaaaaagagataaaacaaatgCAGACATATACGAAGTATTCAAACAGGTAAGGATAAACATTCCTTTATTAGATGCAATTAAGCAAACACCTTCGTATGCTAAGTTTTTGAAGGATCTCTGTAcagtcaaaagaaaaatcaatgtgcGGGAAAAAGCATTCTTGACGGAACAAGTAAGTGCTATCCTTCAATTCAAGACCCCTCCAAAGTACAAGGACCCAGGATGTCCTACCATtacttgcataattggaagccaaaaAGTCGACCAAGCACTTCTTAACCTAGGGGCTACTGTCAATCTGTTGCCTTTCAGTGTCTATCAGCAGTTAGGGTTGGGAGAACTCAAGCCCACTAGGGTCACTCTTCAATTGGCTGACCGATCAGTAAAAGTTCCTCGCGGGATTGTGGAGGATGTCCTAATCCAAGTGGACAAATTCTATTTCCCAGTGGACTTTATTGTCTTAGATACCCAGCCCCACCAGGGTCCTCAGTCACCTATTCCCGTtatcctagggagaccattccttGCTACTTCGAATGCAATCATCAATTGTAGGAATGGGATCATGAAACTATCATTTGGGAATATGACGGTGGAGATGAATGTTTTCAAGGTAGCTAAGCAACCAAATGACGAAATGGAATTGGAGGAAGTTGATTTAATCCAGACCTTAAGTGAAGAATACTTTGAGAAGGCTCTTTATGAACAggttatttataaattagagAAGCAAACTTCAGAAGGGATAGAGCCTGACGTTGAGTCAGCCAGGGTGATCACACAACTGATGCCTGGCCTAGAGCCATTGAAATTACCTGGGAATGAAACCCCACCATCTTTGGTCCGCCCACCCCAACTTTAG
- the LOC127793439 gene encoding uncharacterized protein LOC127793439: MSAQGGDHVDQDPLGAEMLRPLRDYLHPPRQTTPSCIVLPVNHHRFNFKPGTIQMLPTFHDMDSENPYTHMREFEEVCGTCVDQNVNEDTARLKLFPFSLKDKAKMWLNTLESRSIGTWREMQTKFLKKYFPANRTASLQRQMMNFACKPTESFAQAWDHFKDLLLTCPHHAFEQWRVVSFFHDALTPNLKMLVSTMCNGEFYEKTPEESFHFFDTLAENTRNWEVSPLSLEDSREHVSPQPRGKFQISESDNINARLTALTKKMEELELKKTKAVHEVEVLCVVCETNGHMTEDCPTIPAFKEVLYGQASGAQPRHTKGRPYQNQSGNYSGYNPNSNTYHPNSRNHPNFSWRNDSAAQPHAPFPSQPQSYQPN, from the coding sequence ATGTCTGCTCAAGGGGGTGATCATGTTGATCAAGATCCCTTGGGAGCTGAAATGCTTCGACCTCTCAGGGACTATTTGCACCCTCCGAGGCAAACTACTCCCTCTTGCATTGTACTTCCAGTTAACCATCATAGATTCAACTTTAAACCGGGTACCATTCAGATGTTACCTACTTTTCACGATATGGATTCGGAAAATCCATACACCCACATGAGAGAATTTGAAGAGGTCTGCGGCACTTGTGTCGATCAGAATGTCAATGAGGATACTGCGAGGCTAAAATTGTTCCCATTTTCATTAAAGGACAAAGCTAAAATGTGGTTGAACACATTAGAGTCGAGATCAATAGGaacatggagagaaatgcaaactaaatttttaaagaaatacttCCCAGCCAATAGGACAGCATCCCTTCAAAGACAAATGATGAACTTTGCTTGTAAACCCACCGAGTCATTTGCTCAAGCCTGGGATCATTTCAAAGATCTACTTCTTACTTGCCCACATCATGCTTTTGAGCAGTGGCGGGTGGTTAGTTTTTTTCATGATGCCTTGACCCCCAACCTTAAGATGTTAGTGTCGACCATGTGCAATGGTGAATTTTACGAGAAGACACCCGAAgaatcttttcattttttcgaCACTTTAGCTGAGAATACTAGGAATTGGGAGGTAAGTCCATTGTCTTTGGAAGACTCAAGAGAGCATGTCAGTCCACAGCCTCgaggaaaatttcaaataagtgaAAGTGATAACATCAATGCCCGGTTAACAGCattaacaaagaagatggaagaattagagttaaaaaaaaccAAGGCCGTCCATGAAGTGGAAGTCCTTTGCGTGGTCTGTGAGACGAATGGCCATATGACAGAAGATTGTCCTACCATTCCTGCTTTTAAAGAGGTCCTATATGGCCAAGCGTCTGGAGCACAACCACGTCACACAAAGGGTAGGCCTTATCAGAATCAGAGTGGGaactactcagggtacaatcctAATTCCAATACATACCACCCCAACTCTCGTAATCAccctaatttttcatggagaaatgattctgccGCCCAACCCCATGCACCATTCCCCTCACAGCCACAGTCTTACCAACCAAACTAA